A single genomic interval of Nomascus leucogenys isolate Asia unplaced genomic scaffold, Asia_NLE_v1 000656F_137354_qpd_obj, whole genome shotgun sequence harbors:
- the LOC115834213 gene encoding protein FAM47A-like: MGDQRPQDRLRSPGMDSKSRYCNQPSSKDFQMRKHGRLKFPSMDTQNWVFVKEGLDDFRYGCPSPEDTLVCRRDEFLMPKKRLRGSKADPKSRQKKLLKKAALFSKLSPAQLARKAFVEQVEAEIMAKHPLAMYPNLGKDLPPDLLLQVLEQLDPERKLEDAWARCEAREKTTEVPTEPGQYPCGEFCRQPPETGGSHLSPELPTTLVSSLHPQPPKIRLGSSLRPEPPKTRPVSSLRPEPPETGVSHVSPEPPKTRRASSLYSEPSETGVSHLSPKPPKTRLGFSLRPALPNTLVSSLQPQPPKTRPGSRVCPEAPKTRPGSRVRPEAPKTRPGSSLHPEPPKTRPGSSLRPEPSEAGVSHVSPEPPKTRRASSVYSEPSETGVSHVSPEPPKTRRASILYSEPSETGVSHVSPEPPKTRRASSLYSEPSESGVSHLSPKAPKTCPGFSLRPALPNTLVSSLQPQPPKTRPGSSLCPEPSETGVSHVSPEPPKTRPGSSLRPEPSETGVSHLSPEPPKTRQVSSLRPEPSETGTGVTHLRPEPPKTRLVSSHGPEHPKTPPGSSLRPEPPKAPESHQFSKPPKKELLGEDTPSTNGCISDYLQPRYKSEKLREFFKWAADFGVDEETIWNLCLFPTMYRATHDDQKLKNIKECSSELKYTMQLGEKDKDKFLSQDKHRGRKFHRPSNVYITQPVKMTYGAWYLNPKLWKKRRSDEPLTDPQLAVKKSDEADIMDDLYAPIAFKDFILKKGYEMPGIIERLFARKGWTYDSVKTPIERAMKLYNYEDITKSPD, from the exons ATGGGGGACCAGAGGCCGCAGGACCGGCTGAGGTCCCCGGGCATGGACTCCAAGTCCCGGTACTGTAACCAACCGTCTTCCAAAGACTTTCAGATGCGCAAGCACGGGCGCCTGAAGTTCCCATCCATGGACACCCAGAACTGGGTATTTGTGAAGGAGGGCCTGGACGACTTCCGCTACGGCTGTCCGTCTCCCGAAGACACTCTCGTTTGTCGCCGTGACGAGTTTTTAATGCCAAAAAAACGTCTCAGAGGGTCCAAAGCTGACcccaaaagcaggcagaaaaagctCCTCAAGAAAGCAGCCCTATTTTCCAAGCTCTCTCCAGCGCAGCTAGCACGGAAGGCATTCGTAGAGCAAGTGGAAGCCGAGATCATGGCCAAGCATCCCTTGGCCATGTACCCCAATCTGGGAAAAGATCTGCCTCCAGATCTCCTACTGCAGGTGCTCGAACAGCTGGATCCGGAGAGGAAGCTGGAGGACGCTTGGGCTCGTTGCGAGGCCCGGGAGAAGACAACGGAGGTACCCACTGAGCCTGGTCAATATCCCTGTGGGGAATTCTGCCGGCAGCCTCCCGAGACTGGAGGGTCCCATCTGAGCCCGGAGCTTCCTACAACTCTGGTGTCCAGTCTCcacccgcagcctcccaagaTTCGTCTGGGGTCAAGTCTCCGAccggagcctcccaagactcgtccagTGTCCAGTCTCCGCCCAGAGCCTC CTGAGACTGGCGTGTCCCATGTCAgcccggagcctcccaagactcgtcgggCATCCAGTCTCTACTCGGAGCCGTCTGAGACTGGCGTGTCCCATCTCAGCCCgaagcctcccaagactcgtctgGGGTTCAGTCTCCGCCCAGCGCTTCCCAATACTCTGGTGTCCAGTCTTCAGCCGCAGCCACCCAAGACTCGTCCGGGGTCACGTGTCTGCCCGGAGGCTCCCAAGACTCGTCCGGGGTCACGTGTCCGCCCGGAGGCTCCCAAGACTCGTCCGGGGTCAAGTCTCCAcccggagcctcccaagactcgtccggGGTCCAGTCTCCGCCCGGAGCCATCTGAGGCTGGCGTGTCCCATGTCAgcccggagcctcccaagactcgtcgggCATCCAGTGTCTACTCGGAGCCGTCTGAGACTGGTGTGTCCCATGTCAgcccggagcctcccaagactcgtcgggCATCCATTCTCTACTCGGAGCCGTCTGAGACTGGCGTGTCCCATGTCAgcccggagcctcccaagactcgtcgggCATCCAGTCTCTACTCGGAGCCGTCTGAGTCTGGCGTGTCCCATCTCAGCCCGAAGGCTCCCAAGACTTGTCCGGGGTTCAGTCTCCGCCCAGCACTTCCCAATACTCTGGTGTCCAGTCTtcagccgcagcctcccaagactcgtccggGGTCCAGTCTCTGCCCGGAGCCATCTGAGACTGGCGTGTCCCATGTCAgcccggagcctcccaagactcgtccggGGTCAAGTCTCCGCCCGGAGCCGTCTGAGACTGGCGTGTCCCATCTCAGCCcagagcctcccaagactcgtcagGTGTCCAGTCTCCGCCCGGAACCTTCCGAGACTGGA ACTGGAGTGACCCATCTGCGCCccgagcctcccaagactcgtctgGTGTCCAGTCATGGTCCGGAGCATCCCAAGACTCCTCCAGGGTCCAGTCTCCGCCCGGAGCCTCCCAAAGCTCCAGAGTCCCATCAGTTCTCCAAGCCTCCCAAGAAAGAACTGCTTGGGGAGGATACACCAAGCACAAATGGGTGCATTTCTGACTATCTTCAACCTAGATACAAATCCGAAAAACTGCGTGAGTTTTTCAAATGGGCTGCAGACTTCGGAGTTGATGAAGAAACCATTTGGAATCTGTGTCTATTTCCCACCATGTACAGAGCAACCCATGACGACCAAAAGTTGAAGAACATAAAGGAGTGTTCCTCAGAGCTGAAGTACACCATGCAGCTGGGTGAAAAAGACAAGGACAAATTCTTATCCCAAGATAAACACCGGGGCAGGAAATTCCACAGGCCCTCGAATGTTTATATCACTCAGCCTGTGAAGATGACGTATGGAGCATGGTACCTCAATCCTAAATTGTGGAAGAAGCGAAGAAGTGATGAACCTTTGACTGACCCCCAGCTCGCTGTTAAAAAGTCCGACGAAGCTGACATCATGGACGATCTTTATGCACCAATCGCCTTCAAAGATTTCATTCTAAAAAAGGGCTATGAAATGCCTGGAATCATCGAAAGGCTGTTTGCGAGGAAGGGATGGACTTATGACTCTGTTAAGACCCCTATTGAAAGAGCAATGAAACTTTACAATTATGAAGACATCACAAAGTCACCAGATTAG